From the Solanum lycopersicum chromosome 10, SLM_r2.1 genome, one window contains:
- the LOC104649597 gene encoding protein FANTASTIC FOUR 1-like — translation MSCTESLGLESFDERTINDDNKKNIENLNDHRVKSSTSFPNCNKTISVKKKENKSFPPPLSSLNQDGKPIFSLKPTRKDGKLELNEVKMDIPSSIVVTSRQQGRLRLNLIPEQEGEDNHNDNDNDNNNDEDEDVVM, via the coding sequence ATGTCTTGTACAGAGAGTTTAGGATTAGAGAGCTTTGATGAGAGAACaataaatgatgataataaGAAGAATATTGAAAATCTAAATGATCATCGTGTTAAATCATCTACCTCTTTCCCTAATTGTAACAAAACAATTAGTgtcaagaaaaaagaaaataaatcatttcCACCACCATTATCATCGTTAAACCAAGATGGAAAACCCATTTTCTCCCTAAAACCAACTAGAAAAGATGGAAAATTAGAGCTTAATGAGGTGAAAATGGATATTCCGTCATCGATCGTCGTTACTTCTCGTCAACAAGGACGGTTGAGATTGAATCTCATTCCCGAACAAGAAGGAGAAGATAATCacaatgataatgataatgataataataacgatgaagatgaagatgttGTTATGTAG